Proteins encoded in a region of the Onthophagus taurus isolate NC chromosome 10, IU_Otau_3.0, whole genome shotgun sequence genome:
- the LOC111419868 gene encoding protein FAM184A isoform X3, which yields MFSFFRKSKKDLREKRDNKELQEEPKRPVKNTQCQILENTPQGVRNSFGDDSDSVGSGDNYDSTTKISNETQSNELKMSKRMVQNGDVCPKSVTPRQSPISVKPCGHGTVAISPKIPVPVKKRQQNDTPPDSPKIEIGNKRKLSGNLLVPVQCNGFDTQPVDAPDNVGFKKIQEEGIKKNLINQEAKFQKQLNELNQQVAQRDADASKLRFQLEELQRDVFTKSAGLDRLQSELQAAHKESDTLRAKLKQIEDESLSLKQKTCELQDENNTKTQHFLEYENDTKAKIVQLEGVIKDLQENIKKLQNQVEELCSEKDKLEKEHEVILNEKEEQKKLIEQALEEALSKKSDVEKKWEQEFEKLRTVNIIKEQQTFEDFEWKLREVEQLCKKKLQDKDKDIEDRLQEACKDAEIKLKMAHEIMEEVQHLKSYETQIEELRGVTQEQEKCIKLMTEQQAQMQHAGLMLKEESTRLRKLIDTEKENLQHIQRLHHQELVDKERKLHNTLEEKKTEIAMYWEERLLHECGRLKFELEQLHNEEKAFAMETIRKQKDDELSEHKIKWEEKLQESLKEISSLKKTIKDSENRYRSEMEQQQSKTDRDIMELRRVMDKIDMVHHNNFEKMVQVHEDELERLKEENGSKLKEAETAYLAEICTLRASLEWVKEKMAQDSQQKIEVLIAQHRAELDTQWANLIHQKSEAIKLVEDEYVDKYNRLEEQFYAQQKSHESREIELLKSIDALKNEISSKNSAVDDLQNNVDTLEGGVQVLNCTIRQTKELSKGLAFGVFLLTILIWVVTHSNVLVYITIWIYFLHHFNILRQKDKNS from the exons atgtttagtttttttcGTAAATCGAAAAAAGATCTGCGCGAAAAAAGAGATAATAAAGAGTTACAAGAGGAGCCAAAACGGCCGGTTAAAAATACGCAATGtcaaatattagaaaatacaCCGCAAGGTGTACGAAATAGTTTCGGGGACGACAGTGACAGTGTTGGTAGCGGTGATAATTACGATTCGACGACGAAAATTTCGAACGAAACTCAAAGCAACGAATTAAAAATGTCGAAAAGAATGGTTCAAAACGGGGATGTGTGTCCGAAAAGTGTTACTCCGAGACAATCGCCGATTAGTGTGAAACCATGTGGACATGGAACGGTAGCGATTTCGCCTAAAATTCCAGTACCGGTTAAGAAAAGGCAACAAAACGATACGCCACCAGACAGCCCGAAAATAGAAATCGGCAATAAAAGAAAGCTAAGTGGAAATTTATTGGTCCCTGTTCAATGTAATGGTTTTGACACTCAACCTGTAGATGCTCCAGACAATGTGGGATTTAAAAAGATACAAGAAGAAGGAATAAA GAAAAACCTTATAAACCAAGAAGCGAAATTTCAAAAGCAACTCAACGAACTAAATCAACAAGTTGCACAAAGAGATGCTGATGCGAGTAAACTTCGATTTCAACTTGAGGAGCTTCAAAGAGatgtttttacaaaatctgCTGGACTTGATA ggcTTCAATCGGAACTTCAAGCAGCTCACAAAGAATCCGATACACTTAGGGCGAAGTTGAAACAAATCGAGGATGAATCGTtaagtttaaaacaaaaaacttgCGAACTTCAAGATGAGAATAACACAAAAACCCAACATTTTCTTGAATACGAGAACGACACAAAAGCGAAAATCGTACAATTAGAAGGCGTAATCAAAGATTTacaagaaaacataaaaaaattacaaaatcaagTTGAAGAATTATGCTCAGAAAAGGACAAATTAGAAAAAGAACACGAAGTTATCTTAAACGAAAAAGAAGAGCAAAAAAAGTTAATCGAACAAGCTTTAGAAGAAGCTTTATCGAAAAAATCGgatgttgaaaaaaagtgGGAACAAGAATTCGAGAAATTACGCACCGTTAACATAATCAAAGAGCAACAAACTTTCGAAGATTTCGAATGGAAATTAAGAGAAGTCGAACAATTGTGtaagaaaaaattacaagATAAAGACAAAGACATTGAAGATCGATTACAAGAAGCGTGTAAAGACGccgaaattaaacttaaaatggCCCACGAAATCATGGAAGAAGTACAACATTTAAAATCGTACGAAACTCAAATCGAAGAGTTACGCGGGGTTACTCAAGAAcaagaaaaatgtattaaactaATGACCGAACAACAAGCGCAAATGCAACACGCCGGATTAATGTTAAAAGAAGAATCGACCAGATTACGGAAATTAATCGACAcggaaaaagaaaatcttcAACATATTCAAAGACTACACCACCAAGAACTCGTCGATAAAGAACGAAAACTCCACAACACTTTAGAAGAGAAAAAAACCGAAATCGCTATGTACTGGGAAGAAAGGCTTTTACACGAATGTGGGAGATTAAAATTCGAATTGGAACAATTACATAATGAGGAAAAAGCTTTCGCTATGGAAACGATAAGGAAACAAAAAGACGATGAATTAAGcgaacacaaaataaaatgggAAGAAAAATTACAGGAATCTTTAAAagaa atatctAGTTTAAAAAAGACGATAAAAGATTCGGAAAATCGTTATCGATCGGAAATGGAACAACAACAATCGAAAACAGATAGGGATATTATGGAATTACGAAGAGTTATGGATAAAATCGATATGGTTCATcacaataattttgaaaaaatggttCAAGTACACGAAGATGAATTGG aaagattaaaagaagaaaacggTAGCAAGTTAAAAGAAGCCGAAACAGCTTATCTTGCAGAAATTTGTACTCTACGAGCCTCGTTAGAGTGGGTTAAAGAGAAAATGGCACAGGATTCGCAACAGAAAATTGAAGTGTTAATCGCTCAACATAGAGCGGAATTAG aTACTCAATgggcaaatttaattcatcaGAAAAGTGAGGCCATCAAATTAGTCGAAGATGAATACGTTGATAAGTACAATCGATTGGAAGAACAATTCTACGCACAACAAAAATCGCATGAATCGAGAGAAATCGAACTGTTAAAATCGATAGATGccttaaaaaatgaaataagcAGCAAAAATTCGGCTGTGGATGATTTGCAGAATAACGTGGATACTTTGGAAGGTGGCGTTCAAGTTCTCAATTGCACGATAAg ACAAACGAAGGAGTTATCAAAGGGCTTAGCCTTCGGTGTTTTCCTGTTAACAATCCTTATTTGGGTCGTAACACATTCAAACGTTCTCGTTTACATCACCATTTGGATTTATTTCCTTCACCACTTTAACATTTTACgacaaaaagataaaaattcttaa
- the LOC111419868 gene encoding protein FAM184A isoform X2, protein MFSFFRKSKKDLREKRDNKELQEEPKRPVKNTQCQILENTPQGVRNSFGDDSDSVGSGDNYDSTTKISNETQSNELKMSKRMVQNGDVCPKSVTPRQSPISVKPCGHGTVAISPKIPVPVKKRQQNDTPPDSPKIEIGNKRKLSGNLLVPVQCNGFDTQPVDAPDNVGFKKIQEEGIKKNLINQEAKFQKQLNELNQQVAQRDADASKLRFQLEELQRDVFTKSAGLDRLQSELQAAHKESDTLRAKLKQIEDESLSLKQKTCELQDENNTKTQHFLEYENDTKAKIVQLEGVIKDLQENIKKLQNQVEELCSEKDKLEKEHEVILNEKEEQKKLIEQALEEALSKKSDVEKKWEQEFEKLRTVNIIKEQQTFEDFEWKLREVEQLCKKKLQDKDKDIEDRLQEACKDAEIKLKMAHEIMEEVQHLKSYETQIEELRGVTQEQEKCIKLMTEQQAQMQHAGLMLKEESTRLRKLIDTEKENLQHIQRLHHQELVDKERKLHNTLEEKKTEIAMYWEERLLHECGRLKFELEQLHNEEKAFAMETIRKQKDDELSEHKIKWEEKLQESLKEISSLKKTIKDSENRYRSEMEQQQSKTDRDIMELRRVMDKIDMVHHNNFEKMVQVHEDELDTQWANLIHQKSEAIKLVEDEYVDKYNRLEEQFYAQQKSHESREIELLKSIDALKNEISSKNSAVDDLQNNVDTLEGGVQVLNCTIRNLQKEIAELQQQHESDKNQYESNVMQIKKQSNTTIDHLQRKCECLTKLFEEVRSRYERRESRQEDLNQISDLKQVIAEQEKDLACINEEKRYYQMKLMSLQKSLEEDEDDFEDTRDFDEDSKQQQLQQQQHSLAIPPTIPECEEA, encoded by the exons atgtttagtttttttcGTAAATCGAAAAAAGATCTGCGCGAAAAAAGAGATAATAAAGAGTTACAAGAGGAGCCAAAACGGCCGGTTAAAAATACGCAATGtcaaatattagaaaatacaCCGCAAGGTGTACGAAATAGTTTCGGGGACGACAGTGACAGTGTTGGTAGCGGTGATAATTACGATTCGACGACGAAAATTTCGAACGAAACTCAAAGCAACGAATTAAAAATGTCGAAAAGAATGGTTCAAAACGGGGATGTGTGTCCGAAAAGTGTTACTCCGAGACAATCGCCGATTAGTGTGAAACCATGTGGACATGGAACGGTAGCGATTTCGCCTAAAATTCCAGTACCGGTTAAGAAAAGGCAACAAAACGATACGCCACCAGACAGCCCGAAAATAGAAATCGGCAATAAAAGAAAGCTAAGTGGAAATTTATTGGTCCCTGTTCAATGTAATGGTTTTGACACTCAACCTGTAGATGCTCCAGACAATGTGGGATTTAAAAAGATACAAGAAGAAGGAATAAA GAAAAACCTTATAAACCAAGAAGCGAAATTTCAAAAGCAACTCAACGAACTAAATCAACAAGTTGCACAAAGAGATGCTGATGCGAGTAAACTTCGATTTCAACTTGAGGAGCTTCAAAGAGatgtttttacaaaatctgCTGGACTTGATA ggcTTCAATCGGAACTTCAAGCAGCTCACAAAGAATCCGATACACTTAGGGCGAAGTTGAAACAAATCGAGGATGAATCGTtaagtttaaaacaaaaaacttgCGAACTTCAAGATGAGAATAACACAAAAACCCAACATTTTCTTGAATACGAGAACGACACAAAAGCGAAAATCGTACAATTAGAAGGCGTAATCAAAGATTTacaagaaaacataaaaaaattacaaaatcaagTTGAAGAATTATGCTCAGAAAAGGACAAATTAGAAAAAGAACACGAAGTTATCTTAAACGAAAAAGAAGAGCAAAAAAAGTTAATCGAACAAGCTTTAGAAGAAGCTTTATCGAAAAAATCGgatgttgaaaaaaagtgGGAACAAGAATTCGAGAAATTACGCACCGTTAACATAATCAAAGAGCAACAAACTTTCGAAGATTTCGAATGGAAATTAAGAGAAGTCGAACAATTGTGtaagaaaaaattacaagATAAAGACAAAGACATTGAAGATCGATTACAAGAAGCGTGTAAAGACGccgaaattaaacttaaaatggCCCACGAAATCATGGAAGAAGTACAACATTTAAAATCGTACGAAACTCAAATCGAAGAGTTACGCGGGGTTACTCAAGAAcaagaaaaatgtattaaactaATGACCGAACAACAAGCGCAAATGCAACACGCCGGATTAATGTTAAAAGAAGAATCGACCAGATTACGGAAATTAATCGACAcggaaaaagaaaatcttcAACATATTCAAAGACTACACCACCAAGAACTCGTCGATAAAGAACGAAAACTCCACAACACTTTAGAAGAGAAAAAAACCGAAATCGCTATGTACTGGGAAGAAAGGCTTTTACACGAATGTGGGAGATTAAAATTCGAATTGGAACAATTACATAATGAGGAAAAAGCTTTCGCTATGGAAACGATAAGGAAACAAAAAGACGATGAATTAAGcgaacacaaaataaaatgggAAGAAAAATTACAGGAATCTTTAAAagaa atatctAGTTTAAAAAAGACGATAAAAGATTCGGAAAATCGTTATCGATCGGAAATGGAACAACAACAATCGAAAACAGATAGGGATATTATGGAATTACGAAGAGTTATGGATAAAATCGATATGGTTCATcacaataattttgaaaaaatggttCAAGTACACGAAGATGAATTGG aTACTCAATgggcaaatttaattcatcaGAAAAGTGAGGCCATCAAATTAGTCGAAGATGAATACGTTGATAAGTACAATCGATTGGAAGAACAATTCTACGCACAACAAAAATCGCATGAATCGAGAGAAATCGAACTGTTAAAATCGATAGATGccttaaaaaatgaaataagcAGCAAAAATTCGGCTGTGGATGATTTGCAGAATAACGTGGATACTTTGGAAGGTGGCGTTCAAGTTCTCAATTGCACGATAAg AAATCTTCAAAAAGAAATCGCCGAGCTCCAACAGCAACACGAATCCGATAAGAACCAATACGAAAGTAACGTTATGCAGATTAAAAAGCAATCGAATACGACGATAGatcatttacaaagaaaatgcGAGTGTTTAACCAAATT ATTTGAGGAAGTTCGATCGAGATACGAACGGAGAGAATCTAGACAAGaagatttaaatcaaatttctGACCTAAAACAAGTCATTGCGGAGCAAGAAAAAGATTTGGCGTGTATTAACGAAGAAAAACGTTATTACCAAATGAAGTTGATGAGTTTGCAGAAAAGTTTGGAGGAGGATGAGGATGATTTTGAAGATACTAGGGATTTTGATGAAGATTCGAAACAACAACAATTACAACAGCAACAACATTCTTTAGCTATACCACCGACGATTCCCGAGTGTGAAGAAGcgtga
- the LOC111419868 gene encoding protein FAM184A isoform X1: protein MFSFFRKSKKDLREKRDNKELQEEPKRPVKNTQCQILENTPQGVRNSFGDDSDSVGSGDNYDSTTKISNETQSNELKMSKRMVQNGDVCPKSVTPRQSPISVKPCGHGTVAISPKIPVPVKKRQQNDTPPDSPKIEIGNKRKLSGNLLVPVQCNGFDTQPVDAPDNVGFKKIQEEGIKKNLINQEAKFQKQLNELNQQVAQRDADASKLRFQLEELQRDVFTKSAGLDRLQSELQAAHKESDTLRAKLKQIEDESLSLKQKTCELQDENNTKTQHFLEYENDTKAKIVQLEGVIKDLQENIKKLQNQVEELCSEKDKLEKEHEVILNEKEEQKKLIEQALEEALSKKSDVEKKWEQEFEKLRTVNIIKEQQTFEDFEWKLREVEQLCKKKLQDKDKDIEDRLQEACKDAEIKLKMAHEIMEEVQHLKSYETQIEELRGVTQEQEKCIKLMTEQQAQMQHAGLMLKEESTRLRKLIDTEKENLQHIQRLHHQELVDKERKLHNTLEEKKTEIAMYWEERLLHECGRLKFELEQLHNEEKAFAMETIRKQKDDELSEHKIKWEEKLQESLKEISSLKKTIKDSENRYRSEMEQQQSKTDRDIMELRRVMDKIDMVHHNNFEKMVQVHEDELERLKEENGSKLKEAETAYLAEICTLRASLEWVKEKMAQDSQQKIEVLIAQHRAELDTQWANLIHQKSEAIKLVEDEYVDKYNRLEEQFYAQQKSHESREIELLKSIDALKNEISSKNSAVDDLQNNVDTLEGGVQVLNCTIRNLQKEIAELQQQHESDKNQYESNVMQIKKQSNTTIDHLQRKCECLTKLFEEVRSRYERRESRQEDLNQISDLKQVIAEQEKDLACINEEKRYYQMKLMSLQKSLEEDEDDFEDTRDFDEDSKQQQLQQQQHSLAIPPTIPECEEA from the exons atgtttagtttttttcGTAAATCGAAAAAAGATCTGCGCGAAAAAAGAGATAATAAAGAGTTACAAGAGGAGCCAAAACGGCCGGTTAAAAATACGCAATGtcaaatattagaaaatacaCCGCAAGGTGTACGAAATAGTTTCGGGGACGACAGTGACAGTGTTGGTAGCGGTGATAATTACGATTCGACGACGAAAATTTCGAACGAAACTCAAAGCAACGAATTAAAAATGTCGAAAAGAATGGTTCAAAACGGGGATGTGTGTCCGAAAAGTGTTACTCCGAGACAATCGCCGATTAGTGTGAAACCATGTGGACATGGAACGGTAGCGATTTCGCCTAAAATTCCAGTACCGGTTAAGAAAAGGCAACAAAACGATACGCCACCAGACAGCCCGAAAATAGAAATCGGCAATAAAAGAAAGCTAAGTGGAAATTTATTGGTCCCTGTTCAATGTAATGGTTTTGACACTCAACCTGTAGATGCTCCAGACAATGTGGGATTTAAAAAGATACAAGAAGAAGGAATAAA GAAAAACCTTATAAACCAAGAAGCGAAATTTCAAAAGCAACTCAACGAACTAAATCAACAAGTTGCACAAAGAGATGCTGATGCGAGTAAACTTCGATTTCAACTTGAGGAGCTTCAAAGAGatgtttttacaaaatctgCTGGACTTGATA ggcTTCAATCGGAACTTCAAGCAGCTCACAAAGAATCCGATACACTTAGGGCGAAGTTGAAACAAATCGAGGATGAATCGTtaagtttaaaacaaaaaacttgCGAACTTCAAGATGAGAATAACACAAAAACCCAACATTTTCTTGAATACGAGAACGACACAAAAGCGAAAATCGTACAATTAGAAGGCGTAATCAAAGATTTacaagaaaacataaaaaaattacaaaatcaagTTGAAGAATTATGCTCAGAAAAGGACAAATTAGAAAAAGAACACGAAGTTATCTTAAACGAAAAAGAAGAGCAAAAAAAGTTAATCGAACAAGCTTTAGAAGAAGCTTTATCGAAAAAATCGgatgttgaaaaaaagtgGGAACAAGAATTCGAGAAATTACGCACCGTTAACATAATCAAAGAGCAACAAACTTTCGAAGATTTCGAATGGAAATTAAGAGAAGTCGAACAATTGTGtaagaaaaaattacaagATAAAGACAAAGACATTGAAGATCGATTACAAGAAGCGTGTAAAGACGccgaaattaaacttaaaatggCCCACGAAATCATGGAAGAAGTACAACATTTAAAATCGTACGAAACTCAAATCGAAGAGTTACGCGGGGTTACTCAAGAAcaagaaaaatgtattaaactaATGACCGAACAACAAGCGCAAATGCAACACGCCGGATTAATGTTAAAAGAAGAATCGACCAGATTACGGAAATTAATCGACAcggaaaaagaaaatcttcAACATATTCAAAGACTACACCACCAAGAACTCGTCGATAAAGAACGAAAACTCCACAACACTTTAGAAGAGAAAAAAACCGAAATCGCTATGTACTGGGAAGAAAGGCTTTTACACGAATGTGGGAGATTAAAATTCGAATTGGAACAATTACATAATGAGGAAAAAGCTTTCGCTATGGAAACGATAAGGAAACAAAAAGACGATGAATTAAGcgaacacaaaataaaatgggAAGAAAAATTACAGGAATCTTTAAAagaa atatctAGTTTAAAAAAGACGATAAAAGATTCGGAAAATCGTTATCGATCGGAAATGGAACAACAACAATCGAAAACAGATAGGGATATTATGGAATTACGAAGAGTTATGGATAAAATCGATATGGTTCATcacaataattttgaaaaaatggttCAAGTACACGAAGATGAATTGG aaagattaaaagaagaaaacggTAGCAAGTTAAAAGAAGCCGAAACAGCTTATCTTGCAGAAATTTGTACTCTACGAGCCTCGTTAGAGTGGGTTAAAGAGAAAATGGCACAGGATTCGCAACAGAAAATTGAAGTGTTAATCGCTCAACATAGAGCGGAATTAG aTACTCAATgggcaaatttaattcatcaGAAAAGTGAGGCCATCAAATTAGTCGAAGATGAATACGTTGATAAGTACAATCGATTGGAAGAACAATTCTACGCACAACAAAAATCGCATGAATCGAGAGAAATCGAACTGTTAAAATCGATAGATGccttaaaaaatgaaataagcAGCAAAAATTCGGCTGTGGATGATTTGCAGAATAACGTGGATACTTTGGAAGGTGGCGTTCAAGTTCTCAATTGCACGATAAg AAATCTTCAAAAAGAAATCGCCGAGCTCCAACAGCAACACGAATCCGATAAGAACCAATACGAAAGTAACGTTATGCAGATTAAAAAGCAATCGAATACGACGATAGatcatttacaaagaaaatgcGAGTGTTTAACCAAATT ATTTGAGGAAGTTCGATCGAGATACGAACGGAGAGAATCTAGACAAGaagatttaaatcaaatttctGACCTAAAACAAGTCATTGCGGAGCAAGAAAAAGATTTGGCGTGTATTAACGAAGAAAAACGTTATTACCAAATGAAGTTGATGAGTTTGCAGAAAAGTTTGGAGGAGGATGAGGATGATTTTGAAGATACTAGGGATTTTGATGAAGATTCGAAACAACAACAATTACAACAGCAACAACATTCTTTAGCTATACCACCGACGATTCCCGAGTGTGAAGAAGcgtga
- the LOC111419868 gene encoding protein FAM184A isoform X4 yields the protein MSFVRNIFDKLNGGERDTIETKNSGGETNKDVEEDDDDLSDDVSTESSDTGFFASSGELHPSPHILDTDCSTISNFFGYWKNLINQEAKFQKQLNELNQQVAQRDADASKLRFQLEELQRDVFTKSAGLDRLQSELQAAHKESDTLRAKLKQIEDESLSLKQKTCELQDENNTKTQHFLEYENDTKAKIVQLEGVIKDLQENIKKLQNQVEELCSEKDKLEKEHEVILNEKEEQKKLIEQALEEALSKKSDVEKKWEQEFEKLRTVNIIKEQQTFEDFEWKLREVEQLCKKKLQDKDKDIEDRLQEACKDAEIKLKMAHEIMEEVQHLKSYETQIEELRGVTQEQEKCIKLMTEQQAQMQHAGLMLKEESTRLRKLIDTEKENLQHIQRLHHQELVDKERKLHNTLEEKKTEIAMYWEERLLHECGRLKFELEQLHNEEKAFAMETIRKQKDDELSEHKIKWEEKLQESLKEISSLKKTIKDSENRYRSEMEQQQSKTDRDIMELRRVMDKIDMVHHNNFEKMVQVHEDELERLKEENGSKLKEAETAYLAEICTLRASLEWVKEKMAQDSQQKIEVLIAQHRAELDTQWANLIHQKSEAIKLVEDEYVDKYNRLEEQFYAQQKSHESREIELLKSIDALKNEISSKNSAVDDLQNNVDTLEGGVQVLNCTIRNLQKEIAELQQQHESDKNQYESNVMQIKKQSNTTIDHLQRKCECLTKLFEEVRSRYERRESRQEDLNQISDLKQVIAEQEKDLACINEEKRYYQMKLMSLQKSLEEDEDDFEDTRDFDEDSKQQQLQQQQHSLAIPPTIPECEEA from the exons GAAAAACCTTATAAACCAAGAAGCGAAATTTCAAAAGCAACTCAACGAACTAAATCAACAAGTTGCACAAAGAGATGCTGATGCGAGTAAACTTCGATTTCAACTTGAGGAGCTTCAAAGAGatgtttttacaaaatctgCTGGACTTGATA ggcTTCAATCGGAACTTCAAGCAGCTCACAAAGAATCCGATACACTTAGGGCGAAGTTGAAACAAATCGAGGATGAATCGTtaagtttaaaacaaaaaacttgCGAACTTCAAGATGAGAATAACACAAAAACCCAACATTTTCTTGAATACGAGAACGACACAAAAGCGAAAATCGTACAATTAGAAGGCGTAATCAAAGATTTacaagaaaacataaaaaaattacaaaatcaagTTGAAGAATTATGCTCAGAAAAGGACAAATTAGAAAAAGAACACGAAGTTATCTTAAACGAAAAAGAAGAGCAAAAAAAGTTAATCGAACAAGCTTTAGAAGAAGCTTTATCGAAAAAATCGgatgttgaaaaaaagtgGGAACAAGAATTCGAGAAATTACGCACCGTTAACATAATCAAAGAGCAACAAACTTTCGAAGATTTCGAATGGAAATTAAGAGAAGTCGAACAATTGTGtaagaaaaaattacaagATAAAGACAAAGACATTGAAGATCGATTACAAGAAGCGTGTAAAGACGccgaaattaaacttaaaatggCCCACGAAATCATGGAAGAAGTACAACATTTAAAATCGTACGAAACTCAAATCGAAGAGTTACGCGGGGTTACTCAAGAAcaagaaaaatgtattaaactaATGACCGAACAACAAGCGCAAATGCAACACGCCGGATTAATGTTAAAAGAAGAATCGACCAGATTACGGAAATTAATCGACAcggaaaaagaaaatcttcAACATATTCAAAGACTACACCACCAAGAACTCGTCGATAAAGAACGAAAACTCCACAACACTTTAGAAGAGAAAAAAACCGAAATCGCTATGTACTGGGAAGAAAGGCTTTTACACGAATGTGGGAGATTAAAATTCGAATTGGAACAATTACATAATGAGGAAAAAGCTTTCGCTATGGAAACGATAAGGAAACAAAAAGACGATGAATTAAGcgaacacaaaataaaatgggAAGAAAAATTACAGGAATCTTTAAAagaa atatctAGTTTAAAAAAGACGATAAAAGATTCGGAAAATCGTTATCGATCGGAAATGGAACAACAACAATCGAAAACAGATAGGGATATTATGGAATTACGAAGAGTTATGGATAAAATCGATATGGTTCATcacaataattttgaaaaaatggttCAAGTACACGAAGATGAATTGG aaagattaaaagaagaaaacggTAGCAAGTTAAAAGAAGCCGAAACAGCTTATCTTGCAGAAATTTGTACTCTACGAGCCTCGTTAGAGTGGGTTAAAGAGAAAATGGCACAGGATTCGCAACAGAAAATTGAAGTGTTAATCGCTCAACATAGAGCGGAATTAG aTACTCAATgggcaaatttaattcatcaGAAAAGTGAGGCCATCAAATTAGTCGAAGATGAATACGTTGATAAGTACAATCGATTGGAAGAACAATTCTACGCACAACAAAAATCGCATGAATCGAGAGAAATCGAACTGTTAAAATCGATAGATGccttaaaaaatgaaataagcAGCAAAAATTCGGCTGTGGATGATTTGCAGAATAACGTGGATACTTTGGAAGGTGGCGTTCAAGTTCTCAATTGCACGATAAg AAATCTTCAAAAAGAAATCGCCGAGCTCCAACAGCAACACGAATCCGATAAGAACCAATACGAAAGTAACGTTATGCAGATTAAAAAGCAATCGAATACGACGATAGatcatttacaaagaaaatgcGAGTGTTTAACCAAATT ATTTGAGGAAGTTCGATCGAGATACGAACGGAGAGAATCTAGACAAGaagatttaaatcaaatttctGACCTAAAACAAGTCATTGCGGAGCAAGAAAAAGATTTGGCGTGTATTAACGAAGAAAAACGTTATTACCAAATGAAGTTGATGAGTTTGCAGAAAAGTTTGGAGGAGGATGAGGATGATTTTGAAGATACTAGGGATTTTGATGAAGATTCGAAACAACAACAATTACAACAGCAACAACATTCTTTAGCTATACCACCGACGATTCCCGAGTGTGAAGAAGcgtga